The Actinotalea sp. JY-7876 sequence CCGCGACGCGCACGGGCCGCGGCGACCGGCCCGTCGAGGACATCGTCATCACCTCGGTGACCGTCGAGGAGTGAGCACTCCGTCGGCCGCACCGGGACCCGCCTACGGCGCGGTCCCGGTGTGCCCGCGCCACCCCGACCGCGTCTCGTACGTCCGGTGCCAGCGCTGCGAGCGCCCCGTGTGCGCCGAGTGCCAGCGCCCTGCCGCCGTCGGCGTGCACTGCGTCGACTGCGTGCGCGAGGCGTCCCGCACGGCGCCGGCGCGCCGCACGGTCTTCGGTGCCCCCGTGCGCACAGGGCCCCCGGTGGTGACCCTGACCCTCATCGGGCTGTGCGTCGTCAGCTACCTCCTGCAGTGGGCCGTGGGCTGGCCGTGGACCGAGCGGCTCGTGTTCCAGCCGGCCGCCGCCGAGGCCCAGCCGTGGCGCTTCCTCACCGCGGGGTTCCTGCACTCCACCCAGGGGTACCTCGCGTTCACCCACATCGCGTTCAACATGTACGCGCTGTGGCTGCTCGGGCGTGAGCTGGAGCTGGCCCTCGGCCGGTGGCGCTTCCTCACGCTGTACCTCGCCTCCGTCCTCGGCGGCAACGTGCTGTACCTGCTCCTGGCGGACGGTGCGAGCTGGTGGCAGATCGTCCTGGGGGCGTCGGGCGGGGTCTTCGGGCTCTTCGGCGCGATCGTCGTCGTGCTCCGTCGCATGGGCCGCAGCGCGCGTCCCATCCTGGCGATCATCGGCATCAACGCGGTCATCGGCTTCGTGGTCCCCAACGTGGCCTGGCAGGGTCACCTCGGCGGGCTGCTCGTGGGCCTCGCGCTCGGCGCCGCCTACGCCTACGCACCGCGGGAGCGGCGCACGCTCGTGGGCGTCGGGGCGAGCATGCTGGTCGTCGTCGTCCTCGTCCTGCTGGCGGCGCTGCGGTACGCCACGGTGTGAACCGTCCACAGGCGGGTCACACCGGGGGAACTACACGGGTGTAGTTATCCACAGAGTTGTGCACTCCTGGGGAGAACTCTCGGCGGCGCCGGACGCACGAGAGCCCTCGTCCCGGGGGACGAGGGCTCTCGGAGCGCGGGGCCGGCCGTCAGGGGCCGGCGCCGTCAGTGCCAGCGCGTGGTGAGCGAGAATCCGGCGATGATGAGCACGAACCCGACCGCGAGGTTCCAGCTGCCGATGCCCGGGATCGGGTACTGCGACTGGAAGATGTAGGTCACGACGACCCAGATCAGGCCGACGATCATCAGACCCAGCATCGTGGGGACGAGCCAGCGGGGGTTGGTCTTCGGCCCCTGCGCCGCGGGCGGCGGGACGTACGCCGGCTTCTTGCGCGGCTTCGACTCGGGCACGGTGGATCTCCTGGCGCAGCGGTGGTCCGGCACGGGAGGCCGGAGGTTCGTCGTCTAGCGTAGTGGCACGGTCCGGGCCCGGAGGGAGGCGACATGTCGGAGCGAGGCAAGCACGCCCACGACGCCGTCGACCCCGCTCCCGAGACCGACCACGCCGAGGACCGGACCGGCGGGCGGGCACCGTGGGGCGGCGCGGTCGCCGTGAGCCTCGTGCTGGTGATGGCGGGCTTCCTGTTCGCCGCCAACGCCCGCCTCGCGGGAGGGCCCGACGGCCGTCAGCCGCAGGACCTCGCCGGCCTGGTCGAGGTGGAGTCGGCGCGGCTGGGAGAGATCGAGGCGGAGGTGCGTGACCTCGAGGCGGAGGTGGGCCTGCTCACGGACGCCCAGGTGGGCGACCTGCCCATGCTCGACCCGACGACCGCCGAGCTGGAGGCGCTGGCCGCGGGGCTCCAGCCGGTCGAGGGTCCGGGCCTGACGGTGCGCCTCAGCGACGCGCCGGCGAACGTGCCCCGCCCCGACGACGTGACCAACGACGACCTCGTCGTGCACCAGCAGGACCTCCAGGCGGTCATCAACGGCCTCTGGGCGGGCGGGGCGGAGGCCATGACGCTGCAGGGCCAGCGCGTGGTCGCGACGTCCGCCTTCCGGTGCGTCGGCAACGTGCTGCTGCTCCACGGGCGCACCTACTCCCCGCCCTTCGTGGTGCGCGCCGTCGGGGACCCCGACGAGCTGCGCGCCTCACTGCTCCAGTCGCCCGCGATCCAGGAGTACCTGCAGTGGGTCGACGCCGTCGGTCTCGGGTGGTCCACGACGGTGGAGGGTGACCTGGAGCTCCCCGCCTACGAGGGCAGCGCCGACCTGCAGTACGCCGACGTCCCGGACGGCGTCGACGTCTTCGCGGCGGGGAGCGCGTCATGACCGTCGCCGACCAGCGGCCCGCCGCGGCCCGTCACCGGCAGCCCGAGCGGAGGGCGACCGGCCACCGTGGCGCGACGGTCGTGGGCGTCCTGGGCGAGGTGCTCATCACCCTCGGCGTGCTCCTCGCGCTGTTCGTGGTCTGGCAGCTGTGGTGGACCGACGTCGCGGCGGGAGCCGACCAGCGCAGGGCCATCGCCGACCTCGACTGGGTCGTCTCCGAGCCGGAGGCACGGGACGAGGCGGAGACGGAGACGGAGACGACCGGACCGCGCTACGACGAGCCCGCGCCGGTCATGGCGGAGCCGGCGAACCTGACGACGTTCGCGACGCTGCAGGTCCCGCGGTTCGGGCCGGACTTCATGCCGACCATCACCCAGGGGACCAGCCGGCCCGACGTGCTCGACAAGGGCGGCCTCGGCCACTACGAGGGCACGGCCATGCCGGGCCAGATCGGGAACTTCGCCGTCGCGGGCCACCGCACGACGTACGGCAAGCCGCTCAACCGCGCGGCCGAGCTCCAGGTGGGCGACCCCCTCATCGTCCAGACGCCGGACGCCTGGTACGTCTACCGGGTCACCGGCCACGAGATCGTGCTGCCGCACCAGGTCGAGGTCGTCGCGCCGGTGCCGAACGACCCGGGCGCGACCCCGACCGTCGCGAGCATGACGCTGACGACGTGCCACCCGATGTTCTCCGCGCGGGAGCGCTACGTCGTCCACTCCGAGCTCGACTACTGGATGCCGGTCGCGGACGGCGTGCCGCCGGACCTCGTGGCCCCCGCCGACCCCTCCGGAGGTGCCTGATGTACGCCTGGCTGTGGCGTGCCCTCCCCGGCCCGGCGTGGGTCCGGGCGCTGATCATGGTGGCGCTCGCCGCGGCGGTCGTCGCCGCCTGCTTCACGTGGGTCTTCCCGGCGATCGCCCCCCTCATGCCCTTCAACGAGACCACGGTGGACTGACATGACCCGGATCCTCGTCGTGGACAACTACGACTCCTTCGTCTACACGATCGTCGGCTACCTCGACCAGCTCGGGGCCGAGACCGTCGTCGTGCGCAACGACGCCGTGCCGCCGCTCGCCGAGCGCGAGGGGTACGACGGCGTCCTCATCTCACCCGGTCCGGGTACGCCCCGTGCGGCCGGCCAGAGCATGGACGTCATCCGCGACTGCGCGGGCACGGGCACGCCCATGCTCGGCGTCTGCCTCGGGCACCAGGCCCTGGCGGAGGTCTACGGCGCGACGGTCACGCACGCGCCGGAGCTGATGCACGGCAAGACCAGCGCGGTCCAGCACGACGGCGCGGGGGTCCTGGCGGGCCTGGACGCGCCGTTCACGGCGACGCGGTACCACTCCCTCGCCGTGGTGGACGGCACCGTCCCGGACGACCTCGTCGTGACCGCGCGCACGGCGCCCGGTGCGGGGCCCGGGGTGATCATGGGTCTGCAGCACCGTGAGCTGCCGCTCCACGGCGTCCAGTTCCACCCCGAGTCGGTGCTCACCGAGGGCGGCCACCGGCTCCTCGCGAACTGGCTCGAGGTCTGCGGGCTGGACGGTGCTGTCGAGGCGTCGGCGGGCATGGCGCCCCTGGTGCGCGAGGCCGCGCGCTCCTGACGGCGGACGGACGAAGGGCCCGCCGCGTGTGCGCGGCGGGCCCTTCTCGTCGTCGTCAGCCGAGGGCTACGCGTCGTCGTCGGGGGCCGGCTCCTTGCCCTTGGACAGGATGACCGTCACCGTCGATCCTTCGTCCACCGAGGTCCCTGCTGCGGGCTCCGTGCGCACGACGCGGCCCTCCGGCTGCGTGGCGTCGAAGACGGCCTCGCCGGCGACGGAGTTGAGGCCCGCGGCGCCGAGCTGCGCCGCCGCCTCGTCGTAGCGCTTGCCCGTCACGTCCGGCACGGAGACCTTCTCGATGACCGGCGCGGTCGCGACCGTGATGCCGACCTCCGAGCCCTGCGGCACGGGGCCCGGCGTGCGGCTCTGTGCGATGACCGTCCCGGGGGGCGCGTCGCCTGTCGCCTCCTCGCTGATCGAGGGGATGAGGCCGAGGGCGACGAGCTCGCCGCGCGCCTGCTCGAGCGTGCGGGGCGGGTCGAGGAGGTTCGGCAGCTGGACGAGGCCCGTGGACAGCACGAGCGTCACGGGGGTGGCGGTGGGGTCCACGGCGGTCCCCGCGGCGGGGTCCGTGCGGATCACCCGGTCCTTGTCGACGTCCGGGCTGTCCTCGGTCGACACCGAGATGTCCGTGAAGCCGAGCCGCTCGAGCTCCGCGCGGGCCTGCTGCTGCGTGTAGTTCGACATGTCGGGGATCTCGACCGCCTCGGCGCCCTCCGAGACCACGACCTGCACGGTGGCTCCCTCGTCGACCTGCTCGTCGGCGCCGGGGTCCGTGCTGATGACGAAGCCGGCCTGCACCTCGAGGCTCGGCTCGCTGACGCGCTCGAACTCCAGGCCGAGGTCGGTGATGGCTGCGCGCGCCTGCGCCTCGTCCATCCCCACGACGTTGGGGACGGTGACGAGCACCGGTTCCTCCTCGCCGCCGCCCTGGGTCAGCACGATCGCGATGCCGATCACGGCCGCGAGGGCGACGCCGATGAGGACCCACAGGATCCAGCGCCGCCTGGGCGCCTCGTCCTCGTCGGGGTCCGTGCCCTGCGTCGTCCTGGTCGTGGTGCCCGTGCCGGCACCCCCGACCTGGGACCAGGGCGCGGCCCCGGTCGGCGGCAGCGCCTGCGTGGCACCCGCGCCGGCACCCATCACCTGGGTCGCGGCGGTCTGCGGGCTGGGGCGCAGCACCTCGGTCGCCGCGGCCCCAGCGAGGGCCCCGGCGGCGAGGGCGCCGACCGCGGGTGCGTTGACGTGCCCGCCCCGCAGGGCCGACTCGAGGTCCGCACGGAACTCGGCCGCGGAGCTGTAGCGCTGGTCCCGGTCCTTGGCGAGGGCCTTGGACGTGATGCGGTCCAGCGCCTCCGGGATGTCGGACGCGAACGTGCTGGGCGGCGGCGCCTGCTCGCGCGCGTGCTGGTAGGCCACGGCCACCGGCGAGTCGCCGATGAAGGGCGGGCGGCCCGTCAGCAGCTCGAACAGCAGGCAGCCGGTCGAGTACAGGTCGCTGCGGGAGTCGACCTGCTCGCCGCGAGCCTGCTCGGGGGAGAGGTACTGGGCCGTCCCGATGACGGCCTGCGTCTGCGTCATCGTCCCGGCGGAGTCGGCCATCGCGCGGGCGATGCCGAAGTCCATGACCTTGACCGCGCCGGTGGGCGTCAGCATGACGTTCGCGGGCTTGATGTCGCGGTGCACGATGCCGGCGTGGTGGGAGTACTCGAGCGCCGAGAGCACGCCGGCGGTGATCTCGACGGCCTCCTCGATCGGCACGGCCGTGCCGTCCCGCAGGATGTCGCGGACCGTGTGGCCCTCGACGTACTCCATGACGATGAACGGCACGTGCGAGACGGCGCCGCCGGGCTCGGTGAAGATGTCCTCGCCGGTGTCGTAGACGGCGACGATCGCCGGGTGGTTGAGCGAGGCAGCCGCCTGCGCCTCCCGGCGGAAGCGGGCCTGGAAGGACGGGTCGCGCGCGAGGTCCGAGCGGAGGATCTTGATCGCGACCGTGCGGCCCAGGCGCGTGTCGTGGCCGATGTGGACCTCGGCCATCCCGCCGCGCCCGATGAGCTCGCCGACCTCGTAGCGGCCGCCGAGGATTCGGGGTGCGTCGTCCACCACTACAGGTTCCTCGCTGTCGTCGTCTGCGGTGCGCGGTTCGCCGCGCCGCCCTGGTGCGCGCCCGGTCGGGCGCCGTGCTCTGGGTCAGCGCTCGCGGGCGCTGCGGCGTCCAGGGTACGCAGCGGCAGCATCCCACGTCCCGTGGCGTCCGTGCCGGACGCCACGACGGCGGGGGCACCCTGGCCGAGGCCGCCGGCGGCCGGCGCGCCCCACACCCGGTCCGCGAAGACGGCGCCGAGGACCGCGAAGAGCACCACGAGGACCAGCGCGACGAGCGGGCGCGACACCCGTCCCCAGCGCTTGCCGGTCGTCGTGGAGGTGCGCGGGGGACCGGACGGTCCCCGTGCCGGGCGACCCGGGGCGGGCGGCACGGCACGGGGCGCCGCGAACACCCGCGGGTGGCTGGCGTCCTCGTCCGCCGTGAGCGCCTCGGCGACGGCCTCGGCCGCACGCTCCCACGCCGCGGCCTCGGGCCGCTGCGCGGGGGCCGCGGGCACCGTGCGCGGCGGCAGCGTCCGGGGCGCGTCCGGTGCGGGGGCCGCGGCCGGCGGTGGGCCGGGCTGCGGCGGCGAGACGGTTGGCGGCCCGGCCTGCGGCGGCAGCACGGGCGGGGGAGCGGCCTGGGCCGGGAGCGCGGGTGGCGGCCCGGCCTGCGCGGGCGCGATCACCGGGGCGTCGACCACGGAGGGCCCGGACGGCACGCTCGGCGACGCGGGCTCCGCCGCGCGGCCGGGCACCCGGGTGGGCCGCGTCGGCGTGTCGGCCAGCTCGGCGGCGTCCATGAGGTCGACGGTGCGCGCGTGCCGGCCGTACGCCGCCATCGGGACGCCCCCGGGAGGGGTCCGGTCCAGCATGCCGTCGAGCATCCGGGCGAGCGACGCGGCCGAGCGCGGCCGGGCCTCGGGCTCCTTGGCCAGCATCCGCATGACCAGGGCGGACAGCTCCGGGTCGATGTCGCCGGGCAGCGGCGGCACCGGCGTGTTGACGTGCGCGATGGCGATGTCGACCGCGGTGGGCCCGGTGAAGGGCCGGTTCCCGACGAGCGCCTCGTAGGCGACGATCCCGAGCGAGTACACGTCCGAGGCGGGCGTGGCGGCGCGCCCGATCGCCTGCTCCGGCGAGAGGTACTGCGCGGTGCCCATGACCATGCCCGAGGCCGTCATCGGGATCTGGTTGCTCGCGGTCGAGATGCCGAAGTCGGTGATCTTCACGCGGCCCGAGCGGGCGAGCAGGATGTTGCCCGGCTTGACGTCCCGGTGCACGACGCCGGCGACGTGCGCGGCGTGCAGCGCTCGCGCCGTCTGCGCGAGGATCGGCAGCAGCCGCCGGGTGGGCAGCACCGGCTGGCGGTCGAGCAGGTCCGACATGGGCTCGCCGAGCACGAGCTCCATGACCAGGAAGCCCGACCCGTCCTGCTCGCCGTAGTCGTAGAGCTGGGCGATGTTGGGGTGGGAGAGCTGGGCGCTGTTGCGGGCCTCCGTGCGGAACCGCTCGAGGAAGCCGGCGTCGCCCGCGAACTCCTCGCGCAGCACCTTGACGGCCACGTCGCGCGCGAGGGCCTCGTCGTGCCCGACCCAGACCTCGCCCATGCCGCCCACGGCGATGCGCGAGACCAGGCGGTAGCGCCCTCCCAGGGCGACGGCGACGGCGGGCTTCACCGGGCGAGCACCGCCTGGATCACCGCGCGGGCGATGGGCGCCGCCACGGCGCCGCCCGTCGCCTCGCTGCCCATGGCACCGCCGTGCTCCACGACGACGGCGACGGCGACCTGCGGCGCGTCGGCCGGCGCGAACGCGGTGAACCAGGCGTGCGGCGCGGCCTCCTCCGTCGTCTGCGCCGTGCCGGTCTTGCCGGCGACCTGCACGCCCGGGATCCGGGCCGCCGTGCCCGTGCCGCTCTCGACGACGCCGACCATCATGTCCCGCAGGGACGCGGCCGTCGCCGCGCTCACGGGGCGCGCGAGCTCCGTCGGCCTGGTCTCCTCCACCACCGTGAGGTCCTGGCTGCGCACCGAGCGCACCAGGTACGGCCGCATCTGCTCGCCGTCGTTGGCGACGGCCGCCGAGATCATCGCCACCTCCAGCGGGGTCACGCGCACCTCGTACTGCCCGATCGCCGAGAGAGCCGTCTGCGGCGCGTCGAGCTGGTCGGGGAAGTGGCTCTCCGCCACCCTCATCGGCACGTCGAGGGGCGTGTCGAAGCCGAACGCGTCGGCCTGCTCGCGCAGCGCGTCCTGGCCCAGGTCGAGCCCGAGCTGGCCGAAGGCCGTGTTGCAGGAGATCCGCAGCGCGTCGGCCAGCGTCGTCGTGCCGGTGGGGCTGCACGCGCTGCTGCCGAAGTTGCGCAGGGTCGCCGTCGTCTCCGGCAGGTCCAGCTCGACGGGGGCCGCGATCTCGGACGCCGGGGTCAGGCCGCCCTCGAGCGCGGCCGCCGCGGTGACGAGCTTGAACGTCGAGCCGGGTGGGTACGTGTTGCCGGCGATCGCCCGGTTGGCGAGCGGGTCACCCTCGGCCGCCTCCAGCGCCTGCCAGGCCTCGTTGACCGCGCGGGTGTCGTGGCTGGCCAGGACGTTGGGGTCGTAGGACGGCTTGGACACCATGGCCAGGATCGCGCCGGTGCTCGGATCCAGGGCGATGACGGCGCCGCGCTGGTCGCCGAGGGCGTCCCAGGCGGCCTGCTGGACGGCGGGGTCGATCGTCAGCTCGACGATCGCGCCCTGGGGCTGGCGCCCCGTGACGAGGTCCTGGATGCGCGAGTAGAACAGCGAGTCGGCGGTCCCGTTGAGCTCGGTGTTCATCGCGCGCTCGATCGCGCTGCGGCCGAAGACGATCGAGTAGTAGCCGGTGACGTGCCCGTAGAGCTCGCCGTAGGGGTAGCTCCGCTGGTACCCGAACGGGTCGTCCACGGGGGTGGAGACGGCGATCGCCTCGCCGCCCACGACGATCGGCCCGCGCGGGTGCCCGTACTCGCGGTACAGGGTGCGCACGTTGCGCGGGTCGTTGTTGAGCGTCCCCGCCTGGAAGTACTGCACGGCGGTGCTGCCGGCCATGAGGGCCATGAACATCACGATGACGACGGAGGCCAGGCGGCGCAGGGGCGTGTTCACGCGCGGCCTCCTTCGAGGTGGATGACCTCGGTGGCCTGGCGGTCGTCGCCGGACGCGGACCCGCCGGACCCGCCGTGGTCCGCTGACGACGCGACCTCGGGCGCGCCCGGCGGGGGAGCGGGGCGGCGGGCGCTGTCGGAGATGCGCAGCAGGAGCGCCGCGATGACCCAGTTGGCGAGCAGGGACGAGCCGCCGTAGGCGAGGAACGGCATGGTCAGGCCGGTCAGCGGGATGAGCCGGGTGACGCCGCCGACGACCACGAAGCACTGGAATGCGACGACGAACGCCATGCCGCCCGCGAAGAGCTTGCCGAAGCCGTCGCGCACGCCGATCGCCGTCCGCAGGCCGCGCTCCGCGAGCACGAGGTACAGCACGAGGATCGCGAGCAGGCCGGTGAGGCCGAGCTCCTCCCCGAGCGAGGCGATGATGAAGTCGGACTCCGCGTACGGCACCAGGTCCGGGCGCCCCTGGCCCCAGCCGGTCCCGAACAGCCCGCCATTCGCCATGCCGTACAGGCCGTACACCAGCTGTCCGGAGCCGCCGGGCGAGGCGTAGAAGACGTCGTCGTCGAAGGCGTTGAGCCAGGCCTCGAAGCGGGCGCCGACGTGGCTGAAGGTGCTCGCGGCGAGCGCCGCCCCGCCGAGGAACAGGCCGAGGCCGATGACGACCCAGCTCAGCCGCTCGGTCGCCAGGTACAGCATGGCGACGAACAGCCCGAAGAAGAGCAGCGAGGTGCCGAGGTCCCGCTGGAAGACGAGGACCGCCAGCGACGCCGCCCACGCGAGGAGGATCGGGCCGAGGTCGCGCGGGCGGGGCAGCTGCAGGCCCAGCACCTTCGGCCCGGCCAGGGCCAGGGTGTCGCGCGTCGTGACCAGGTAGCCCGCGAAGAAGACGGCCAGGGCGATCTTGGC is a genomic window containing:
- a CDS encoding rhomboid family intramembrane serine protease, translated to MSTPSAAPGPAYGAVPVCPRHPDRVSYVRCQRCERPVCAECQRPAAVGVHCVDCVREASRTAPARRTVFGAPVRTGPPVVTLTLIGLCVVSYLLQWAVGWPWTERLVFQPAAAEAQPWRFLTAGFLHSTQGYLAFTHIAFNMYALWLLGRELELALGRWRFLTLYLASVLGGNVLYLLLADGASWWQIVLGASGGVFGLFGAIVVVLRRMGRSARPILAIIGINAVIGFVVPNVAWQGHLGGLLVGLALGAAYAYAPRERRTLVGVGASMLVVVVLVLLAALRYATV
- a CDS encoding cell division protein CrgA produces the protein MPESKPRKKPAYVPPPAAQGPKTNPRWLVPTMLGLMIVGLIWVVVTYIFQSQYPIPGIGSWNLAVGFVLIIAGFSLTTRWH
- a CDS encoding DUF881 domain-containing protein gives rise to the protein MSERGKHAHDAVDPAPETDHAEDRTGGRAPWGGAVAVSLVLVMAGFLFAANARLAGGPDGRQPQDLAGLVEVESARLGEIEAEVRDLEAEVGLLTDAQVGDLPMLDPTTAELEALAAGLQPVEGPGLTVRLSDAPANVPRPDDVTNDDLVVHQQDLQAVINGLWAGGAEAMTLQGQRVVATSAFRCVGNVLLLHGRTYSPPFVVRAVGDPDELRASLLQSPAIQEYLQWVDAVGLGWSTTVEGDLELPAYEGSADLQYADVPDGVDVFAAGSAS
- a CDS encoding class E sortase, with the translated sequence MTVADQRPAAARHRQPERRATGHRGATVVGVLGEVLITLGVLLALFVVWQLWWTDVAAGADQRRAIADLDWVVSEPEARDEAETETETTGPRYDEPAPVMAEPANLTTFATLQVPRFGPDFMPTITQGTSRPDVLDKGGLGHYEGTAMPGQIGNFAVAGHRTTYGKPLNRAAELQVGDPLIVQTPDAWYVYRVTGHEIVLPHQVEVVAPVPNDPGATPTVASMTLTTCHPMFSARERYVVHSELDYWMPVADGVPPDLVAPADPSGGA
- a CDS encoding aminodeoxychorismate/anthranilate synthase component II translates to MTRILVVDNYDSFVYTIVGYLDQLGAETVVVRNDAVPPLAEREGYDGVLISPGPGTPRAAGQSMDVIRDCAGTGTPMLGVCLGHQALAEVYGATVTHAPELMHGKTSAVQHDGAGVLAGLDAPFTATRYHSLAVVDGTVPDDLVVTARTAPGAGPGVIMGLQHRELPLHGVQFHPESVLTEGGHRLLANWLEVCGLDGAVEASAGMAPLVREAARS
- the pknB gene encoding Stk1 family PASTA domain-containing Ser/Thr kinase → MVDDAPRILGGRYEVGELIGRGGMAEVHIGHDTRLGRTVAIKILRSDLARDPSFQARFRREAQAAASLNHPAIVAVYDTGEDIFTEPGGAVSHVPFIVMEYVEGHTVRDILRDGTAVPIEEAVEITAGVLSALEYSHHAGIVHRDIKPANVMLTPTGAVKVMDFGIARAMADSAGTMTQTQAVIGTAQYLSPEQARGEQVDSRSDLYSTGCLLFELLTGRPPFIGDSPVAVAYQHAREQAPPPSTFASDIPEALDRITSKALAKDRDQRYSSAAEFRADLESALRGGHVNAPAVGALAAGALAGAAATEVLRPSPQTAATQVMGAGAGATQALPPTGAAPWSQVGGAGTGTTTRTTQGTDPDEDEAPRRRWILWVLIGVALAAVIGIAIVLTQGGGEEEPVLVTVPNVVGMDEAQARAAITDLGLEFERVSEPSLEVQAGFVISTDPGADEQVDEGATVQVVVSEGAEAVEIPDMSNYTQQQARAELERLGFTDISVSTEDSPDVDKDRVIRTDPAAGTAVDPTATPVTLVLSTGLVQLPNLLDPPRTLEQARGELVALGLIPSISEEATGDAPPGTVIAQSRTPGPVPQGSEVGITVATAPVIEKVSVPDVTGKRYDEAAAQLGAAGLNSVAGEAVFDATQPEGRVVRTEPAAGTSVDEGSTVTVILSKGKEPAPDDDA
- a CDS encoding serine/threonine-protein kinase gives rise to the protein MKPAVAVALGGRYRLVSRIAVGGMGEVWVGHDEALARDVAVKVLREEFAGDAGFLERFRTEARNSAQLSHPNIAQLYDYGEQDGSGFLVMELVLGEPMSDLLDRQPVLPTRRLLPILAQTARALHAAHVAGVVHRDVKPGNILLARSGRVKITDFGISTASNQIPMTASGMVMGTAQYLSPEQAIGRAATPASDVYSLGIVAYEALVGNRPFTGPTAVDIAIAHVNTPVPPLPGDIDPELSALVMRMLAKEPEARPRSAASLARMLDGMLDRTPPGGVPMAAYGRHARTVDLMDAAELADTPTRPTRVPGRAAEPASPSVPSGPSVVDAPVIAPAQAGPPPALPAQAAPPPVLPPQAGPPTVSPPQPGPPPAAAPAPDAPRTLPPRTVPAAPAQRPEAAAWERAAEAVAEALTADEDASHPRVFAAPRAVPPAPGRPARGPSGPPRTSTTTGKRWGRVSRPLVALVLVVLFAVLGAVFADRVWGAPAAGGLGQGAPAVVASGTDATGRGMLPLRTLDAAAPASADPEHGARPGAHQGGAANRAPQTTTARNL
- a CDS encoding penicillin-binding protein 2, which translates into the protein MNTPLRRLASVVIVMFMALMAGSTAVQYFQAGTLNNDPRNVRTLYREYGHPRGPIVVGGEAIAVSTPVDDPFGYQRSYPYGELYGHVTGYYSIVFGRSAIERAMNTELNGTADSLFYSRIQDLVTGRQPQGAIVELTIDPAVQQAAWDALGDQRGAVIALDPSTGAILAMVSKPSYDPNVLASHDTRAVNEAWQALEAAEGDPLANRAIAGNTYPPGSTFKLVTAAAALEGGLTPASEIAAPVELDLPETTATLRNFGSSACSPTGTTTLADALRISCNTAFGQLGLDLGQDALREQADAFGFDTPLDVPMRVAESHFPDQLDAPQTALSAIGQYEVRVTPLEVAMISAAVANDGEQMRPYLVRSVRSQDLTVVEETRPTELARPVSAATAASLRDMMVGVVESGTGTAARIPGVQVAGKTGTAQTTEEAAPHAWFTAFAPADAPQVAVAVVVEHGGAMGSEATGGAVAAPIARAVIQAVLAR
- a CDS encoding FtsW/RodA/SpoVE family cell cycle protein, with the protein product MATVAPHRVRPGRTMELGLLAIALAIGVSAYALVGTATTGTLPADIFGYSAGLVGLSLGLHLVMRWRAPYADPVILPVAVALNGIGLAMIYRIDVAESVGGQQSTFAERQLAWTALGMVLAAVVVALLRDHRTLRRYTYTAMVVGLVLLVLPLIPGLGALVNGARIWIRIGGYSFQPAEFAKIALAVFFAGYLVTTRDTLALAGPKVLGLQLPRPRDLGPILLAWAASLAVLVFQRDLGTSLLFFGLFVAMLYLATERLSWVVIGLGLFLGGAALAASTFSHVGARFEAWLNAFDDDVFYASPGGSGQLVYGLYGMANGGLFGTGWGQGRPDLVPYAESDFIIASLGEELGLTGLLAILVLYLVLAERGLRTAIGVRDGFGKLFAGGMAFVVAFQCFVVVGGVTRLIPLTGLTMPFLAYGGSSLLANWVIAALLLRISDSARRPAPPPGAPEVASSADHGGSGGSASGDDRQATEVIHLEGGRA